Proteins encoded within one genomic window of uncultured Desulfobacter sp.:
- a CDS encoding transposase: MEPEHFFCRPQNTAQKKYEALRAFYVEKRQAEDVAKQFGYKLSSFYSLTRDFKKNLSQENPDQHFFISKPAGRRPKDDTSETNQYIIDSRKNYLSVPDIKAALDAQGETVSEGYIYNLLKKEGFARLPRRKSTTREKTSASLKIEAPKSYMLDFAPESFTGQNSFGVLCLLPYLQQYSIDRLIQNSNYPETGTINRLSSILCFVALKLSNVRRYSADDIWCMDRGLGLFAGLNVLPKTSWYTSYSHRITSEMNKEFLKGLHQILLHEGLLSDTSNIDFTTIPYWGDDSHLENNWSGTRNKALASIAAVLAQDPDSGIITYGDTNVRHQQKNQVAIEFLDFYNANSGNDLKYLVFDSKFTTYENLAKLGKEIKFLTIRRRGKKIVEELSQKLPSSWKKVRVTMANGKGRNLRVNDEKIFLKDYGGEVRQIAITGHGKIKPALLITNDFDKPCDKLIRKYTRRWLVEKGISEQIEFFHLNKVSSSMVIKVDFDLTMSILTHNLLRLFAMDLPGYSHISDYSLYKKFLAMTGNVQIEADQVTIKIKKKRNLPLLLTTMQKFKKMRLRFFENKTFSVIGDSTT; encoded by the coding sequence ATGGAACCCGAACATTTTTTTTGTCGACCACAAAATACCGCTCAAAAAAAGTACGAAGCTCTTCGTGCTTTTTATGTCGAAAAACGTCAAGCCGAAGACGTTGCCAAACAATTTGGCTATAAGTTGAGTTCATTCTATTCTTTAACCCGTGATTTTAAGAAAAATCTGTCGCAGGAAAATCCTGATCAGCATTTTTTTATTTCCAAACCAGCTGGCCGTAGACCTAAAGACGATACCAGCGAAACCAATCAATACATTATTGATTCTCGGAAAAATTATCTTTCAGTGCCTGACATCAAGGCCGCTCTTGATGCTCAGGGAGAAACTGTTTCTGAAGGATACATTTACAATCTACTCAAAAAAGAAGGATTCGCCCGACTTCCCCGCCGAAAAAGCACTACTCGTGAAAAGACAAGCGCTTCATTGAAAATAGAAGCACCGAAAAGTTATATGTTGGATTTTGCGCCTGAGTCATTTACCGGGCAAAATAGTTTTGGTGTGTTGTGTCTACTGCCATACCTGCAACAATATAGCATTGACAGGCTTATCCAAAATTCAAATTATCCGGAAACAGGCACAATAAACAGACTATCATCAATCCTGTGTTTCGTTGCCCTTAAATTGTCTAATGTCCGCAGATACTCTGCTGATGATATTTGGTGTATGGATAGAGGATTGGGGTTATTTGCCGGTTTGAATGTTCTTCCAAAAACTAGTTGGTACACTTCTTACTCTCATCGAATCACCAGTGAAATGAATAAAGAATTTCTCAAAGGGCTGCATCAAATATTGCTTCACGAAGGATTGCTTTCAGATACGTCCAATATTGATTTTACAACAATTCCGTATTGGGGAGACGATTCCCACCTTGAAAATAATTGGTCAGGAACACGGAATAAAGCGTTGGCAAGCATAGCTGCTGTATTAGCACAAGATCCAGATTCCGGTATCATTACATATGGCGACACTAATGTCAGGCATCAGCAAAAAAATCAAGTCGCAATTGAGTTCCTTGATTTTTATAATGCTAACAGCGGCAACGATCTGAAATACTTGGTTTTCGACAGCAAATTCACCACTTATGAAAATCTTGCCAAGCTTGGCAAAGAAATAAAATTTCTTACCATCCGAAGAAGGGGAAAAAAGATAGTCGAAGAACTTAGCCAAAAGTTGCCTTCATCATGGAAAAAAGTTAGAGTCACAATGGCAAATGGCAAAGGCCGAAACTTAAGAGTTAATGATGAAAAGATATTTCTAAAAGATTATGGTGGTGAGGTGCGGCAAATAGCAATAACAGGGCATGGTAAGATTAAACCAGCTCTATTAATAACAAACGATTTCGATAAACCCTGCGACAAGTTGATTAGAAAATATACAAGAAGATGGTTGGTTGAAAAAGGCATTTCAGAACAAATTGAATTCTTTCATCTAAACAAAGTATCATCATCAATGGTTATTAAAGTAGATTTTGATCTTACAATGTCCATACTTACACACAATCTGCTACGACTCTTTGCTATGGATTTACCTGGTTATTCGCATATCAGTGATTATTCTCTCTATAAAAAATTTCTTGCAATGACTGGGAATGTACAAATTGAAGCTGATCAGGTAACAATCAAAATTAAGAAAAAAAGAAACCTACCCTTACTGCTCACAACAATGCAAAAATTTAAAAAAATGAGGCTCAGATTTTTTGAAAATAAAACGTTCTCTGTTATTGGGGACAGCACAACTTGA